DNA from Tachypleus tridentatus isolate NWPU-2018 chromosome 8, ASM421037v1, whole genome shotgun sequence:
TTATTGACTTCATCTATCATGGGGAAGTGAATGTTTCTCAAGACCAGCTGTCTGCCTTGCTAAAGACAGCAGAAACTTTAAAAGTAAAAGGACTTGCAGAAGTGGGTGGGGAGAAACAAGGAGACAAGGGAGGAACACAAGAACTAGTACAGCAACCAATAAACAATTCAACTTTACCATCTAACAATCAGCATCGAGCAGAAACACCACCAATTCATAAGAGAAAGAGAGGGAGGCCGAGGCGAAGGTCGGGTTCGAGTCACAGTGATACAGAAGACCAGGTGCCATCAAAAATAAAACAGCCAGATTCTCCAGAAATCATCAGTGATATTAGCAGGGATGGTGTAGTTGAAGCATCACAGGAAGTCAACCAGAGGTTATCTGTGAGCCAGTCTCGTGTTCCTTCTATTTCATCTAGCCAAAGTGTTAATTCTCACAAGTCATCCCATTCTATGTATTCATCAGTTCCTTCCCAACAAGAATCAGGTGCTACGATCGAAGAACCTGCTATCACAGATTCAAACTTTGACTTAGAACCTTCAAGACTAATGGAGCAAACTATGACTGCAGGAAGTGGagtaagtaaatgttttattgtgaggAATTAtgctacattaaaataaatgtttgggaatttgttcttaattttatggTTTAACTGAGTTTGTGATGTAAATTTAATAACTGttaaatttttattcttgttaatagGTTTCAATATATGAACCACCCCCAGTGTTATCAACTTCATCAGCATTAGCTCTTCCATCATCATCAGCATTGAGAGAAGCACAGTCATCAAATTCTGTAGTTGGTAATCAAGCAATCATTCCCACCTCATTACATTCTGCCTCTGATTCATCTGCCTCAGGACTTGGAACTCAGGACACATTAGAAggttaatgaaaattatttattttgtgcctGTTCATCaaaaacatgaacagttttttataatataagtttAACAGGAACAGTTGTATCTTGATTTTTCAATAGTTtagtattgtaatttttaaatgtgtttagtaatttttacatttctgcACTAAAAGGAAACCTAAGTGGTAGGTCTAAGTAAGGATATTGGGTACTTTGTTCAAATCTGGATATTAGTATGGTAAAAAAATCTAAAGATATTGTTTTGCAGATATCAAGCCTTTTGTATCATTTGAAGAGCCTCCAGTCACAGCTTCCGTCCAATCACAAGACAATAGTAATGCTATGATGCCATATATGGACACATCAGGAGTTGCAGCAATACCAGGACCTAGTAGTTATCAACCTGACATGAGCTTAACACCGTCACAAACATCTCAACAGCCTTCACAAGGTAGGTTCAGTTTGTTACGTCATGTTCTACTTCCAAACTGGACGAAAGGTGATGTGAAATTGGTGAGTTAAATTTATAGTAAATTTGCATTACTGCACATTATGACAATTTTTGGAAGTCAAATTTATTTTGAAGGCTTTGggaaatattaatttgtaattcaGTTATAACTAACatgaaattaaatagttttacttaaaagggaaatataaatattctagtAACTGCTTATAATTTTTTAGGTTTTGTGGGCAAGTTATCTACTGTTTTATTCATCAGATGGTAAAATTTAGTTGCTATGTTGACAGCAGCATCTTAACAGTACTAAGTACATTTTAATGGCCCATTTGGCTGATAGCTGgatgtttatttaaaagtatgcAGTAGTAGAATAATTcgtttatgtttaatgttttcctTTCCTCCAGTTTGGTTTTCTAATGTGTATTGAAATCCTTCCTGATGACAATATAAATAGGGATTAAAAATTTCTTTGTACATAAGGTAAAGAGGGGACAAGTCAGCAAGGAAGGTAGAGAagcctttgtttttatttctttgtttttcaaaagtttGGTATAGGTTATGTTGAATTGGCCAGAAGCTACTGTTGTATTTGAAAAATTTGATTGCTAAAGCAAAATGACTTACAATTGGACAGCTTCTGTACATTTTTACATAGCAGTCTTTTTAGCAGTTAAGATTCCTGCAAGGTAAGTCAATTTTTCCTAGATTTAAACATAGGCTTCTCTGGAAAAAAATTTAAGAGGAAGCTTTTCTCttagttttgtaatgtaaaaaagGAAGGGGGTAACGGTCTGAAGAGATAAAAGCTTCCATTGTATTCTAATAAATGACAAGTCAAATGTATAATTGCAAATTTCTTGTTAAGCATGAACAAAAggaattttttcaatattttaaaaaatgtaagaaaTCACAGGTTTATTTTTTTGGTTGaccagaaatattaattttataatattgttaataaatagaACTACATAATACTTTGTGATATTTGCTtggaataaaagaaaatattcatgtGTGATTTTAAATTGTGTGCTTAGTTATTAGTCTTAAGTTAGTTGTATTTTTacagtgaataaaataattttggattGTGTGTGAATTTTTTGAGATTTACCAAAAATCTGACATCATGTGTACAATAAGCCATCGTTGTTTCTGAAGCAAATCAAAGGATGAAGAAAGATCGTAAATTTGAGAGAAATAAGCGTCTCATACAGGTAGGTAGTGTGTGTTCTTAATCTGGCTCCAGGTTATAACATTGATGGAGCCAGTGCTATTATTTAAGGTTAATTGTAGTTatcttcaaaatttttatttcaactggttATGGCAGATATGGTGACTATGTTGGAATGGTAAATTTATATTCACAAGAATAATTGGTAAGTAACTTTGGAAGTATTCCAAACAGCTGATGGACCTAGAAAAAGGTAAGTTGACAAACTTGTTTACTTAACCAAGAAACTTGAGGCAACTTTCAAAATAGCCACTGGCTAGGGTAAAAGGTAGCACAAAGGTAAGGTAAATGAAAGTTGTCTTAGGAATTTGCTTAAGTTATGGagtaaatattaagtttattaggTGGCATGGTAGGTTATTAGAAATTATGCAACAAAAGTGTAGTTCCTTGTGTATGAACTGTGTAATCCTGGCTTAATTAAGCAGGAAGTTATGGGAATCTCATTAGCCTGAGGCTAGAAGTATAGTAATAAGTAATTTATCACAGCTCTCTCAGGTAAGTTTTTTGTTTGAGATCTATGCAGAAGTAaaggtaagttttatatttttgtaaagacTTTGGAAGTTCCTCTTGTCACTGTCTTACTCACTAGCATTTGCTAAAGAGTGGACAAAGAGAATAGCTTAACAGCTGTGGTCAGTGGTAATAGGTATGTTTCTGACATGAGGAATTtccagttttattaaatttattaccattatttagATGTAGCTTAACATTTTCGTTAAGGGTCAATTTCTTGTAGCATCAGTTCTTTATAAAACGTGCGCATACCGGGGAAGtacaaatatagaaaaattagaatatttcttAAGACGATATGCAAAACAGTGCCTcctttttgcatatatatatatatatatcttccatTCCTGGTTGTATTACTTTTGTATAGAAGTTGCTTTAACAATCTTGTCTGAGTGAAAATTGTTCGTTTTAAAAAAAGTTCGAACACTAACTTTATCTTCTAATAATCAGTAATAACACATGCAaaatttaaccaaattttgtacaacaaacattaaattttgaaaactacTTAGTCAATGTATTGAAGTAATATTTACCATGAAAACTAATAGTAAAATGTGTACAACACAGTACCAGTTGTCAAGATATACCTTATTAAGTTTCAAATAGTGACAGTACAATTCAACAGATCTGAAATGTTTAGTTTAGATCACAACTACTCTGTAATAAGTAAACATTTCAAAGGTAAATACTTTATCACGGGTAAAAATACCAGCCTAGGTAAACAAATACGTGATATGAAACTGACTAAATCCAATATACagagtataatatattgtttgaatCTCTTCTGGGCTGAAAATTGGTGTTTATTTTCGTGGACAGGTTATTTGCATAGGATGTTTTTTTACTGGAAGTGACATTTTAAACGTGTGTGGATCATAATTTATTAGTGTTTAAAATTAAGGTACATAACCTGAATTAGTGGTTATATTTGAAATTCTGTGCAAAAAATAAAGCTTTAGTTTTTGGGTAGGaagttaatttataataactaagtATACACTTGATTCACTCCATAACACGGGTAAAATTTACTATTTAACTTATAGGTAGGAAATATTTCTATATGTGGAATAATATAGTAACAAAAATGAAGCTGGGattaaaaatgttagaaaatgcGCAGGTATAGGGGAATAACTGTAGAGGAAGTAAcgtgtaaaactaaaatatgcGAGTAAGTAAAATCGAGTATTccataattaaaactaaatggAGTAAGATGTGTGACACGGAGTGTGCATTAATATCAAGTGCGATGtcgaaaagttttataaaatatatttagtatataatttttgaaatttatttgagTAAAAGTGTCGGCTCATTCACTTCTCAACCAATACAAGCGCTTTTCTATTCGGTTGTGGTTTTTTGTATCGGTTACGTATCAAAGCAAGTGTCTGCACGTGATGGGGGGGgggaaatataaaatgttacttaAAATGTAGCAGTATAACATGGCTTGGCCTGCTCGTGTCTGCAAGAAAGATTACGTAAGTATACTTGAGAatctattaatgttttaaaaagtgtACAAGTATTATATGTGAATAGTAATACGTATTAAGTACGTAAAATTCGATTAATCTTAAGTTTGAACTTAAACAAAAGGTACAAGAAAATTTGGTACACTCTGTAGttgtgtagtgtgtgtgtgtgtgtgtgtgtgtgtgtgtgaactctcgcttgatttataaattatttttataagaaaagaaATTCAAGTGGAATGAACTAAATATCAAACATTACACAGTATGCTGTCTTTCTGACATGCCTTATCAGGGTTGTGGACTTGTGCTATTTTTAGATCATGATGTAATGTACCAGTGCGCATGCGCGAATAGAAACCGGGAAAACCGGACAAACACTCCCAGGAACAACACTGGCAGAGCTACAAGGGAATTCGTTTATAACTTGTTCACTTACGCCTGGTACCATTTTATAGGTATGTTTTCTCCAGGTGAGTCGTGCTGTAGATAGCGTTTAATTTGATACCGTAAAAcactgaacaataaaaatacattactttAACTATACTCATCTTTTTAATTCCTACCCAGTACGCTGGGTTGTACCCGATAAGGAATATGAATTTCCTCATTGATAACAGGACGAATGGCAGATTAACACATTCGGGCAATAAATTGATTTCTCAAAGCAATTtcaatcaagttttttttttaatgacgtGAGGgagattaaaaaaaatgtcatagTCCCTAATCAGCTATCGTCTATGAAAATTACGGAtcaatttatttccttttttctgTCATCTGGCTTTTTATCAATGAGGAAAGTATTATTCCTCGATGTATACAACCCGACTATACTGGATAGGAAAAAAGATGAGCGTAGATgaactaatgtatatttattgttcagtgttttgatatcacaggaattacattcatttatttcaaaagaaataggTTTGAATGTACAGTGTATTAGTATATGAAACAAGTGTCGAAATTAACTGAGTTTGAGCCAAAAGGACGAAAATTGTGTTACGAAACTGCCACAGATGCGAGCAATCACAATTCCGTATAATTCAGTTAATTATCCCTGTGTAACAACTTAACAGATCAATTATTACTTGCTCTGAGTCAATTTCATATATACGGCTGTATAATCACAATGGAAATGGTACTTCTTCCATTGGGTATATATTTTTAACGTTACATAGGATGATGgaaaattgaaaatgtaaataaagaaaattgataAAGCCGCTTTACATTTCTAAAAGAATCGCGCGATTACTCGTGATTGGGAACCAACAACAATGCAACTATCTTTTCAGTTGAGTATTTGAATGGTATATATAACGGAATCTCTTCATAACGAAATTTGACTGGTGGAACATCCTCTTACAACAATTTTATGTTCAGAAATGAGCCTGTGAGCCGGTTTGTTTCCCCGTACAGCAGACTCCTCACCGTGATAAGGCCAatgaaaatgtttactaaaataattttttataactgaTACCTGCATGTGTATTCCGAGAAAGACAGGTTAATAGTGATACTACTTTTACAACTTGTAACTGATTGCCCTATTGTCCATTTT
Protein-coding regions in this window:
- the LOC143258666 gene encoding uncharacterized protein LOC143258666 isoform X1, which produces MGTQQFCLKWNNHHSNMLSVFEQLLSNEALVDVTLACEGVSIKAHKVVLSACSPFFQTLFVDNPCKHPIVIMKDMRYVDLKAIIDFIYHGEVNVSQDQLSALLKTAETLKVKGLAEVGGEKQGDKGGTQELVQQPINNSTLPSNNQHRAETPPIHKRKRGRPRRRSGSSHSDTEDQVPSKIKQPDSPEIISDISRDGVVEASQEVNQRLSVSQSRVPSISSSQSVNSHKSSHSMYSSVPSQQESGATIEEPAITDSNFDLEPSRLMEQTMTAGSGVSIYEPPPVLSTSSALALPSSSALREAQSSNSVVGNQAIIPTSLHSASDSSASGLGTQDTLEDIKPFVSFEEPPVTASVQSQDNSNAMMPYMDTSGVAAIPGPSSYQPDMSLTPSQTSQQPSQGIKNQQKFLTHTYTSFAEKNNFYLGKTFVSRLDNATGFSQDFSTEFHEIGGHVPEGCTRRRCVLCSKEGIQRRSNIKCARCGVALCMDLKKNCFAEFHKKNFPL
- the LOC143258666 gene encoding uncharacterized protein LOC143258666 isoform X7, coding for MGTQQFCLKWNNHHSNMLSVFEQLLSNEALVDVTLACEGVSIKAHKVVLSACSPFFQTLFVDNPCKHPIVIMKDMRYVDLKAIIDFIYHGEVNVSQDQLSALLKTAETLKVKGLAEVGGEKQGDKGGTQELVQQPINNSTLPSNNQHRAETPPIHKRKRGRPRRRSGSSHSDTEDQVPSKIKQPDSPEIISDISRDGVVEASQEVNQRLSVSQSRVPSISSSQSVNSHKSSHSMYSSVPSQQESGATIEEPAITDSNFDLEPSRLMEQTMTAGSGVSIYEPPPVLSTSSALALPSSSALREAQSSNSVVGNQAIIPTSLHSASDSSASGLGTQDTLEDIKPFVSFEEPPVTASVQSQDNSNAMMPYMDTSGVAAIPGPSSYQPDMSLTPSQTSQQPSQDT
- the LOC143258666 gene encoding uncharacterized protein LOC143258666 isoform X3, coding for MGTQQFCLKWNNHHSNMLSVFEQLLSNEALVDVTLACEGVSIKAHKVVLSACSPFFQTLFVDNPCKHPIVIMKDMRYVDLKAIIDFIYHGEVNVSQDQLSALLKTAETLKVKGLAEVGGEKQGDKGGTQELVQQPINNSTLPSNNQHRAETPPIHKRKRGRPRRRSGSSHSDTEDQVPSKIKQPDSPEIISDISRDGVVEASQEVNQRLSVSQSRVPSISSSQSVNSHKSSHSMYSSVPSQQESGATIEEPAITDSNFDLEPSRLMEQTMTAGSGVSIYEPPPVLSTSSALALPSSSALREAQSSNSVVGNQAIIPTSLHSASDSSASGLGTQDTLEDIKPFVSFEEPPVTASVQSQDNSNAMMPYMDTSGVAAIPGPSSYQPDMSLTPSQTSQQPSQGIKNQQKFLTHTYTSFAEKNNFYLGKTFVSRLDNATGFSQDFSTEFHEIGGHVPEGCTRRRCVLCSKEGIQRRSNIKCAR
- the LOC143258666 gene encoding uncharacterized protein LOC143258666 isoform X2 encodes the protein MGTQQFCLKWNNHHSNMLSVFEQLLSNEALVDVTLACEGVSIKAHKVVLSACSPFFQTLFVDNPCKHPIVIMKDMRYVDLKAIIDFIYHGEVNVSQDQLSALLKTAETLKVKGLAEVGGEKQGDKGGTQELVQQPINNSTLPSNNQHRAETPPIHKRKRGRPRRRSGSSHSDTEDQVPSKIKQPDSPEIISDISRDGVVEASQEVNQRLSVSQSRVPSISSSQSVNSHKSSHSMYSSVPSQQESGATIEEPAITDSNFDLEPSRLMEQTMTAGSGVSIYEPPPVLSTSSALALPSSSALREAQSSNSVVGNQAIIPTSLHSASDSSASGLGTQDTLEDIKPFVSFEEPPVTASVQSQDNSNAMMPYMDTSGVAAIPGPSSYQPDMSLTPSQTSQQPSQDNNMYEKGLSTWLNKPSSYSVSCNQHAKTSRTQCPLCHYNFFDRSTMRRHMKRHQMIRERIICDICKNSFSRNYTLKKHKETVHGLIF
- the LOC143258666 gene encoding uncharacterized protein LOC143258666 isoform X6 gives rise to the protein MGTQQFCLKWNNHHSNMLSVFEQLLSNEALVDVTLACEGVSIKAHKVVLSACSPFFQTLFVDNPCKHPIVIMKDMRYVDLKAIIDFIYHGEVNVSQDQLSALLKTAETLKVKGLAEVGGEKQGDKGGTQELVQQPINNSTLPSNNQHRAETPPIHKRKRGRPRRRSGSSHSDTEDQVPSKIKQPDSPEIISDISRDGVVEASQEVNQRLSVSQSRVPSISSSQSVNSHKSSHSMYSSVPSQQESGATIEEPAITDSNFDLEPSRLMEQTMTAGSGVSIYEPPPVLSTSSALALPSSSALREAQSSNSVVGNQAIIPTSLHSASDSSASGLGTQDTLEDIKPFVSFEEPPVTASVQSQDNSNAMMPYMDTSGVAAIPGPSSYQPDMSLTPSQTSQQPSQAAGHQDKGGAFGVFA
- the LOC143258666 gene encoding uncharacterized protein LOC143258666 isoform X5 — its product is MGTQQFCLKWNNHHSNMLSVFEQLLSNEALVDVTLACEGVSIKAHKVVLSACSPFFQTLFVDNPCKHPIVIMKDMRYVDLKAIIDFIYHGEVNVSQDQLSALLKTAETLKVKGLAEVGGEKQGDKGGTQELVQQPINNSTLPSNNQHRAETPPIHKRKRGRPRRRSGSSHSDTEDQVPSKIKQPDSPEIISDISRDGVVEASQEVNQRLSVSQSRVPSISSSQSVNSHKSSHSMYSSVPSQQESGATIEEPAITDSNFDLEPSRLMEQTMTAGSGVSIYEPPPVLSTSSALALPSSSALREAQSSNSVVGNQAIIPTSLHSASDSSASGLGTQDTLEDIKPFVSFEEPPVTASVQSQDNSNAMMPYMDTSGVAAIPGPSSYQPDMSLTPSQTSQQPSQVPLISSSVNSIDIRMFSIWTMYYIKIIIV
- the LOC143258666 gene encoding uncharacterized protein LOC143258666 isoform X4, with the translated sequence MGTQQFCLKWNNHHSNMLSVFEQLLSNEALVDVTLACEGVSIKAHKVVLSACSPFFQTLFVDNPCKHPIVIMKDMRYVDLKAIIDFIYHGEVNVSQDQLSALLKTAETLKVKGLAEVGGEKQGDKGGTQELVQQPINNSTLPSNNQHRAETPPIHKRKRGRPRRRSGSSHSDTEDQVPSKIKQPDSPEIISDISRDGVVEASQEVNQRLSVSQSRVPSISSSQSVNSHKSSHSMYSSVPSQQESGATIEEPAITDSNFDLEPSRLMEQTMTAGSGVSIYEPPPVLSTSSALALPSSSALREAQSSNSVVGNQAIIPTSLHSASDSSASGLGTQDTLEDIKPFVSFEEPPVTASVQSQDNSNAMMPYMDTSGVAAIPGPSSYQPDMSLTPSQTSQQPSQVVQHFHSRHLLQLPISNLQRCVMLKSHIFSLPLKCDICKNLSRKDHLISNV